From one Clostridiales bacterium genomic stretch:
- a CDS encoding iron dependent repressor, metal binding and dimerization domain protein — translation MNENREFHTVRGYQLLGQEKRILTSAMEDYLEMIYRNSLEAGSMRINTLSELLNVQPSSATKMVQKLTKAGMVDYQKYGIIFLTEKGKRIGEFLYNRHNIIETFLECIGISENPFVETELIEHHISPQTIQNINLFNCFIKKNPDLKERFEKFKNSSTDSKDN, via the coding sequence TGAAAATAGAGAATTTCATACGGTGAGGGGTTATCAGTTGTTAGGACAGGAAAAACGAATCCTGACATCCGCTATGGAGGATTATCTTGAAATGATTTATAGAAATAGTTTGGAAGCCGGCTCGATGCGGATAAATACGCTATCGGAGCTTTTGAATGTGCAGCCGTCATCTGCAACTAAAATGGTGCAGAAACTAACAAAAGCTGGTATGGTAGACTATCAAAAGTATGGCATTATTTTTTTGACGGAAAAGGGTAAGAGGATCGGTGAATTTTTGTATAACCGACATAATATAATAGAAACATTTTTAGAATGTATCGGCATAAGTGAAAATCCTTTCGTAGAAACTGAATTGATTGAACATCATATAAGCCCTCAAACGATTCAAAATATAAATTTGTTCAATTGTTTTATTAAAAAAAACCCGGATTTAAAAGAAAGGTTTGAAAAGTTTAAAAATTCGAGTACGGATTCAAAAGATAATTGA